One region of Armigeres subalbatus isolate Guangzhou_Male chromosome 3, GZ_Asu_2, whole genome shotgun sequence genomic DNA includes:
- the LOC134224495 gene encoding lysosome-associated membrane glycoprotein 5 has protein sequence MDRLKMNNFLELVLLFAIILGTQFSSALQLEGLSTKKPRITKYTMKPTSASATSVPSSLSLYRLNGTSGATCILIQTDGLLSIQYRDKYGEDKEADTFMPDQMDISGECWEDESRVSLGWKGFVLNIYFSKTPGGERWYVNNVELIYSSNNKIFEHVDRPGLDVKLSTPPGTLLFPTPVGKSYTCEQEVIITMFAQDENDKSGHLAKLYLRELRMQSFMYKSSNTWGPTFQCSATGTYRDETAPIAVGSTLAVATVCTVVGYGLWRYFKVKKFQYGTMA, from the exons ATGGATCGGTtaaaaatgaacaattttttgGAGTTGGTGCTTCTGTTCGCGATTATTCTAG GTACACAATTTTCATCAGCACTTCAACTAGAGGGACTTTCTACTAAAAAACCAAGAATAACTAAATATACAATGAAGCCAACTTCTGCGTCG GCTACATCAGTCCCCTCGTCACTGTCGCTATACCGACTCAACGGGACCAGTGGTGCGACATGCATTCTAATTCAAACGGATGGTCTCCTCAGCATACAGTACCGAGACAAGTATGGGGAGGATAAG GAAGCAGACACATTTATGCCAGATCAAATGGACATTTCCGGAGAATGTTGGGAAGATGAGTCAAGGGTATCTCTCGGATGGAAAGGATTCGTTCTGAATATATATTTTTCCAAG ACTCCTGGAGGGGAACGGTGGTATGTCAACAATGTAGAACTGATTTATTCATCAAACAACAAAATCTTTGAACATGTTGATCGACCAGGGTTAGATGTGAAGCTCTCTACCCCGCCGGGAACGTTACTATTCCCAACACCTGTAGGCAAATCTTACACTTGTGAACAGGAAGTAATAATTACAATGTTCGCCCAG GACGAAAATGACAAATCGGGACATCTTGCAAAGCTGTATTTACGCGAATTGCGAATGCAAAGCTTCATGTACAAATCGTCGAACACATGGGGACCCACGTTCCAATGTAGTGCGACCGGCACATACCGAGACGAGACAGCTCCGATTGCCGTGGGATCAACACTGGCTGTTGCAACCGTTTGTACTGTTGTTGGATACGGACTTTGGAG ATATTTCAAGGTAAAAAAATTCCAGTACGGAACCATGGCTTAA